GTTGTCGATCTGCGGGCCGCCGCCGTGCACCACCACCGGATTCATGCCGACCAGTTTCAGCAAGATGACGTCGCGCGCGAAGCCGTGCTTCAGGCGTTCTTCGGTCATGGCGTTGCCGCCGTATTTGACGACTATGGTTTTCCCGTGGAATTGACGGATGTACGGTAACGCCTCGGCCAGAATTTCAGCTTTGATTCCTGGGGCAACGTTGGCAAGATCGTTGGTCAAATCGGCCATGAACAGTCCTACAAGAGATTTCCGGACAGCTGCCTGAGGAGGAATCGCGGCCCGGCGGGCGCCGGCAGCTAACGATTCTTCTGGGACTTAGTGCAGTGCTTCGCAAATAATGAAACTTCATAAACGGCGTCTTTTCGCGCCATGCGTCGTTGCAAATCCTCGCGATAGTCTCGCTATCGCTCCGGTTTGCGCCTAGCCTGGCACGAAAATCCACCATTTCTGAAGCTCCATTACTTACAAAGCACTACACTAGGACAGCTTGTCAGAAGAGAATAAAAGGGTGCAAAGACTGCAACTCGGAGGAGTTAAAAATCGCTGCGCGATGAATCAGCGAGATTTTACATTGAAATGCCTTGGCTTAGGTGTGACAAGCGTGTGATGTGTTGCGTAGATATACCACGGCGGCCAAGATGGTTATCATGACGGCCGGGGTCTTCCCGACTTACTGCCCGCCTGAACAAAGGATAGCCAAAATGGCGCAATGCCCATCTTGCCAGCAAGCGTTTTTCTGCGGCGCCGGCCAGCATCCGGCCCAGCCCTGCTGGTGCAGCGGGCTGCCGCCGCTGGCCAGCGCCAGCCTGGCAGCTACAGCCAAGTGTTATTGCCCAGCCTGCCTGGAGCGTTTGCTGCAGGCGCAGGCCGCGGCCGCTCAGAAAGCGTCGCCTTGACGATCAAGGGCAGCTGCGTACTTCCTGGGTCGGAAAATCGGTCTTGATCTTGTCGAACGCCAGCCTGGCGTCGCCGCCCATGTCGCGCAGCTGGAACGCTACCTTGCTGGAGCTGACGCTGCGGGTGCCGACCTTGGCGCCGCTCAGGCCGCGCTTGGCCAGGCTGGCGACCTGCTTCTGCGCCGCTTCGTCGGTCTTGAAGATGCCGAGCGAGATGCCGTAGCGCAGCGCACTGGAATCCTGGATCACGAAAAAGTCGTTGATGCCGAGGCGCCGCACTTCATCGGCCTTCTTGTCAGCCGCGTCCTTGCTGCCGAGCGAAGGCAGGTAGACCATGTGGCTGGCGACTTCCTGGATTTCCCTGCGCACGAACTTCAGGGTCGGCGTGCGTTCCGCCAGCTGGCTGGAAAAACGGCGCGCTTCGGAAGCGCTGAAATTGCCGATCTCGGTACAGGCGACCGGCGCCAGCTCGGCCGCCGATGGCGTGCTCGCCGCCGCGCCAGAAGCGGAAGCAGTTGCCGCCGCGGTTGCGGCAGGCACGCCATCGCTGGCGACCAGCTTGATCTTGTCCGCCTGCAATTGCTTGCCGATGCGGGCCGGCTCCCGGCCGTCGCTGTAGAGCGCGCCCAGATAGCCTTTTTGCATGGCAAACAGGGTGGCGTTCGCCAGTAACAGCAACCAAAAGAATAGTTTCAACATGTTTTAAATAGTCGCCGCAGCAGTTTGTAGACCGATCAATACCAGATTATCAACTGTTTCATGCCGGATGGACAGGTAGGGCGCAATCAGCGCCGCCGAACCGCCCGCCACGATGCAGCGTACCGCCGCCCCCGCGGCCTGCTGCCCGAGCAAGGCAAAGCCGCGTTCGATAGCCCCGACCTGCGCGTTGATGCAACCGCTGATGATAGCGCCATCCGTGTTGTCTGCAAACTGCGTGTCGACTTGCACGTGGTCGGTGATATGCGGCAGTTTCGCGGTACTGCGCGCCAGCGAGGTCGCCATCAGCCCCAGTCCGGGCAGGATCATGCCGCCGCTGAACACGCCGTCGGCCGTGACGGCGTCGATCGTGGTCGCCGTGCCGCAGGTGGCGACCAGCAAGGTCTCCTGCGGAAACAGCTGCTGCGCTCCCAGCGCCGCGGCAAAGCGGTCACAGCCAAGCTGGGCCGGATCGCGATAGCCGTTGCGCAAGCCCGCCAGCCGCGGCGGCGAGACAAACCAGTTGGGCCGCAAGGCGGCGCCGAACACGATCTCCAGCATGGTCTGCAGGCGTTCCTGCATGTGTTCGCCAGCCACATTCGATATCAGGATGCGCGCCACCGACTGCTTGCGCCAGCGTTCGCTCAGCATGGACAGCTCCGACAGCGCCGCCGAGCCGCTCTGCAGCCAGACGCCCGGCGCCGCGCCGGCTGCCGCCAGTGCCCATTTGATGCGGGTATTGCCGACATCGATCAATAGCATGGCCATGGCTCAGCCTTCCTTCGCGCGCAATGAAATGTCGCCGGCCATGACGGCAAGCGGACTGGCGCCGCCATCGGGCTGCAGCATCAAGCGGCCGATCTGGTCGATGCCGAGCGCGCGGCCTTCATGCAACACCTTGCCCTGGTCCAGGATCAGCACTTGTTGGCCGGCAAACGCATGCAGCCGGTTCCAGCGCTCGACGAAGGCCGGCAAGCCCAGGCTTTCGAATTGCCGCATGCTTTGCGCCAGCGCGCTCAATAAAGACGCCAGCAGCAGATCGCGGTCCTGCGCGGCCGCCGCCGGCAGGCTGGCGGCGCGCTGGCCGATCTGCTCTTGCAGCGGCGCCGGAACGCTGAGATTGATGCCGATGCCGATCACCGCCCACACCTGGTGATCGGGCGCGGTCGCGGTTTCGATCAGGATGCCGGCCAGCTTACGACCGCCCTGCAGCACATCGTTAGGCCATTTCAGCTGCACCGCGACGCCGAAATCGGCCAGCGTCTCGGCAATCGCCACGCCGACCGCCAGCGGCAGGCCGACCAGTGCATGCAGCGGCGCGGCGAACGGCCAAGCCAGCGAAAAGGTCAGCGCTGCCGCCGGCGCCGTCAGCCAGGCGCGGCCGGCCCGGCCGCGGCCCGCGGTCTGGGTCTCCGCCACCAGCAAAGTCGGCGCGCTGAGCCCGGGCCGCCTGCTGTTGGCGACAGCCAGCCGCGCCAGCAGATCCGCATTGGTGGAACCGGTCTCGGCCACCACTTCGATCTGGCAATGCTCGGCGTGATGGCCGGCAAAGGCAGCAATGCGGGCGGCCGACAAATGGCTGGCAGAAGAAGTTGATGCAATAGTTTGAACAGTCATGCCGCGCATTGTAACGGGAGTTATGGCGGAGTGCGGTCTGCAACGCACGGTCCAGCTATGGAAAATATGGCGACGACCGCTTTCAGCAGGCATTTTCATTTCATATCAGACAACTTGCCCTTGCCAGTGTAGTGCTTCGTAAATAATGGAGCTTCAGAAATGGTGGATTTTCGTGCCAGGCTAGACGCAAACCGGAGCGATAGTGGTGCTATCGCGAGGATTTGCAACGACGCATGGCGCGAAAAGACGCTGTTTATGAAGTTTCATTATTTGCGAAGCACTGCACTAATACACTTTCCCTACAAGTTTTATCACTACTGCAATAGTGCTAAGGACAATTCTCCCTTAAACTGGTGCGATGCCGAATCCAGATTCCTCTACGCCCGTTCTCGATATCACAGATGGCAGCCTGGTCGCCGCCCGCGGCAACTGGCAAGTGCACGCCCTGACCCGGCCGGGCGTGATCCAGGCCATCCAGGCCAAGCTGAAAGGCCTGAGCCGGCAATCGGCCGCGCTGCGCTGGGATCTGTCGCAAGTCGGCACGCTTGACCATATCGGCGCCCAGCTGCTGTGGAATGCCTGGGGCAAGCAGCGGCCGCAGCAACTGACCGTGGCGCCGCAGCACCGCGACTTCTTCCAGCGCCTGGCCGATGCCGGCCCCCTGCAGCTGCCGCCCAAGCCACCGCGGCGGCGCCTGTTCAATGCCATCTACGACATGGGCAGCGGCACGCTCGGCCACGTGGCCGGCTTCATCACCTTGCTGGGACAGCTGGTGCTGGATTTCCTGCGCATGCTGCAGGTGCCGCAACGCGCCCCCTGGAAAGAAATTTCCGCCAATATCTATCATGTCGGCTACCAGGCGCTCGGCATCACCGCGCTGGTCGGCTTCCTGATCGGCGTCGTGCTGTCTTTCCTGTCGGCGCAGCAGCTGCATACCTTCGGCGGCGACATCTACCTGGTCAACATCCTCGGCATGAGCATCATCCGCGAACTCGGACCGCTATTAGCCGCGATCCTGGTGGCCGGCCGCTCCGGTTCGGCGATCACCGCCCAGTTGGGCGTGATGCGGGTCACCGAAGAACTGGACGCGATGCTGGTGATGGGCCTGCCGCACGGCTTCCGCCTGATCCTGCCGCGCGTGCTGGCCTTGCTGGTGGCGATGCCCTTGCTGGTGATCTGGACCGACGCCATCGCCTTGCTGGGCGGGATGACGGCGGCGCAATTGCAGCTGGGCTTGTCGCCTACCTATTTCCTGCAGCAGCTGCCGAATGCGGTGCCGCTGCCGAACTATCTGATCGGCCTTGGCAAAGGCGCGGTATTCGGCGGCCTGATTGCCATGGTGGCCTGCTATTTCGGCCTGCGCATCGAGCCGAATACCGAAAGCCTGGGCCATGGCACCACCACTTCGGTGGTGACCGCGATCACCATCGTGATCGTGGCCGACGCCATCTTCGCCATCATATTCAGCGGCGTGGGGTTCTGATGAATAACACGCAACCAAGCACCCAGCCGATTATCGAAATCGACAAACTGTGGACCCAGTTCGGCCCGGCAGTGATCCACCAGGACCTAGACCTGCGCATCGCCGCCGGCGAAATCGTCGGCCTGGTGGGCGGCTCGGGCTCCGGCAAGACTACGCTGGTGCGGCAGATCCTCGGCCTCAACCGCCCCACCAAGGGCAAGGTCAGCGTGTTCGGCACCGATATCAGCCAGGCAGACGTCGAACAGATGTATGCGCTGCAAAACCGCTGGGGCATGCTGTTCCAGCAAGGCGCGCTGTTTTCCGCGCTGACCGTGCTGGACAACGTCGCGCTGCCGATGCGCGAGCTGCGCGCCCTGCCCGACAGGCTGATCCGCGACGCCGCGCTGCTCAAGCTGCAGATGGCCGGCATCGGCCCCGAGCATGCATTGAAAATGCCATCCGACCTGTCCGGCGGCATGATCAAGCGGGTGGCGCTGGCGCGCGCGCTGGCGCTGGAGCCGGAGCTGCTGTTCCTGGACGAACCGACCGCCGGCCTTGATCCTGCTTCATCGGCTGCGTTTATCGAACTGATACGGTCGCTGCACAAGGACATGAGCCTGACCGTGGTGATGATCACCCACGACCTGGAACCGCTGCTGGCGCTGTCGACCAAGATCGCAGTGCTGGCGGACAAACATGTCATTGCCTACGACACGCCGGAGCGCGTCATGAAAGTGCGCCATCCGTTCATCGAAACATTTTTTCTCACAGCCAACCGCTTTGAACATGAAACCTGCGGCTAATTTGCAACTATTGGCAACTAAGCCGCTGCTGGCAGCATAGATAGGAAACACCATGGAAAACAAAGCACACGCCCTGATCGCCGGCCTGTTCACCGTGATCTTGCTGATCGCGGCAATCATCGGCGTCATGTGGTTCAACAGCGACCGCGTCGAGCGGGTGCCTTATGAGATCGCCACCAAGCTGTCGGTGCCCGGCCTCAACCCGCAGGCCGATGTGCGTTACCGCGGGCTGGACGCCGGCAAGGTCGATACGATCACCTTCGATCCCAAGTTTCCCGGCCAGATCCTGATCAAGATCAAGATCAATCCGGACACGCCGGTGACGCAATCGACCTTCGCCACCCTGGGCTACCAGGGCGTGACAGGGATCGCCTATATCCAGCTGGACGACGACGGCAGCAAGCCGCTCAAGCTGGCCAGCAGCAAGCAGCACCTGGCCCGCATCGAGCTGCGCCCCAGCCTGTTCGACAATCTGCAGAGCAAGGGCGCGATAATCCTGTCGCGCGCCGACGAGATGATCAGCAAGCTTAACGACCTGCTGGACCCCGAAAACCAGAAAACCATGGTCAAGGCCTTCAGCGATGTCAGCCAGACCGCCGATGAATACCGGGGCATCCCGCAAAAACTGGAGCCGACCATCCGCCAGCTGCCGGCCCTGACCGGCGAGCTGAACCAGGCCTTGGCATCCGTCACCGCGCTGTCGAACAACATGAGCGTGCTCAGCAAGAACCTGAACAGCCTGACCGCCAGCCTGCAGGGGCCGGACGGCGCGGTCAGCCAGCTGGGCGGCGCGGTGCAGAACATCGGCTCGGTCGCCAGCGGCGTGGAATACGAGACGCTGCCGCGCTTCAATACGCTGACCAATGATGCGCGCACCTCGATGCGGACGCTGAACCAGACCTTGGACCATTTCAACCAGCAGCCGCAAAGCATTCTGTTCGGCAGCAAAGGCCTGCCGCCTGGCCCTGGTGAAGCGGGCTTTGTCGCGCCAGTCAAATAACAATCTAAAGGTAAGCCATGACCATCCCACGAATCCTGTCGGCCCTCGCAGCGCTGGCTCTGCTTGCCGGTTGCGCCAGCAAGGTTGACGCACCGATCCAGTACGATCTCGGCCTGCTGCCGAGCGCTGCCGCGAGCGCTGCGCCGGCCTTGTCCGCCATCAGCGTGGCCGACGTCAATACGCCCGCCTGGCTGGACAACAACATGATGTTCTTCCGCCTGGCCTATGCCAACGAACAGCAGCCGCGCCCCTACGCCAGCAGCCGCTGGACCATGCCGCCGGCGCAGCTGTTCCAGCAGCGCCTGAAAGCGCGCATGGCGCAGGCGGGCGGCGCCGTGCTGGCGATGTCGGATGCCGCGCTCAACGTTCCCCTGCTGCGCATCGACATGGACGACTTCACGCAAACCTTCGATACGCCCTCGCACAGCGTAGCGCTATTGCAGGTGCGCGCTTCGCTGTTCAACGGCCGCGTGCTGCTGGCGCAAAAGAGTTTCAGCAGCCGTGCCGAAACCCCGAGCGCTGACGCCGCCGGCGCGGCGCGCGCTTTTGTCAGCGCCAATGATGCCGTGATCGGCGACATGATGGCCTGGCTGGCGACGGTGGCGCCGAAAAGATAATGTCGCAAACACTTGCACCAGAAACCGCGGCGCCGCGTTCTTCGGCGGCTTCATCGTTTGCCCGCGTCAGCCTGCTGATCTACCTGCTGCTGATCATCTATGCCAGCTGGTATCCGTTTGCCGGCTGGCGCGATCTCGGGCTGAGCGCCTTCGCCTACCTCCGCGCGCCGCTACCGCACTACTGGACCGTATTCGACGTCTGGACGAATGTCGCCGGCTACCTGCCGCTGGGCATGCTGATGGTCTTGTCGCTGCCGCGCTCGCGCCGCTGGTCGCCCTACTGGGCGGTGTTGCTGGCCAGCGCTGCGGGCGTGCTCATCTCCGGCAGCATGGAAGCGGCGCAGACCTTCCTGCCGACCCGGGTCGCCTCCAACCTGGACCTGATGACGAACAGCATCGGCGCCCTGCTCGGCGCGGTGCTGGGAGCCATCCTGCGGCCGCGCTTCGGGCCTGACAGCCGCCTGTTGCAGCTGCGCGAACGCTGGTTCAACCGCGAAGCCAGCCAGGGCATGGTGGTGGTCGCCCTGTGGCCGCTGGCGCAAATCTATCCGCTCAGCCACCTGTTCGGCTTCGGCCAGGTCACCTCGATGCTCTCCACCTGGCTGTCCGACCTGCTGGAACAGCCGGTCGACCTGCAAGGCTGGATCACCAATGATTTCCAGTTCAGCGCAGACCAGTACTGGCTGACCGAAACCATCATCACCGCCTGCGGCCTGACCGGCGCCGCCCTGACCTTCCTGATCCTGCTGCGCCAGCAGGCGCCGAAGCTGCCGCTCAGTCTGCTGCTGGTGTTCCTCACGCTGATGCTCAAGACGCTGGCGACAGCGCTGCTGTTTGCGCCGGATAACGCCCTGGTCTGGCTCACCCCCGGCTCCTTCGGCGGCTTGCTGATCGGCGGCCTCATGCTGAGCGGCCTGGCCTACGCACCGCAGCGGGCGCAACGCCGGCTGGCGGCGCTGACCCTGATCATCACGCTGCTGCTGGTCAACATCATGCCGGACAACCCGTATTACACCGAAACCCTGCAGACCTGGACCCAGGGCAAATTCCTCAACTTCAACGGCGTCGCCCAGTTCCTGGCCCTGCTGTGGCCGTTTTGCACGCTGTGGTTCCTGTTTCATCCGATGCACAAGCGGCGCGCCAACAAGCAGCAGCGGGATTCCAGGTAGCGGCCGCACCTCGTCGGCCACACCTCGCCGGCCGCCAGGAAACAAAGTCCCGGCGGGTGTATGATTCCTGCTTCCTGCTTGCAGCACGCAACCCACCATTTCGACACCATGAGCGACAAACCCTTTTACGAACACCACGTCTTCTTCTGCCTCAACCAGCGCGCCCCCGGCGAGCGGGTCTGCTGCGCCAACAGCGGCGCGCAGGCGGCGCAGGAACATGCAAAAAAACGCATCAAGCAGCTCGGCCTGGCCGGCGACGGCAAGGTGCGCATCAACAAGGCCGGCTGCCTGGAGCGCTGTGAAGAAGGACCGGCGCTGGTGATTTATCCGCAGGGCGTCTGGTATACCTACGTCGACAATGAAGACATCGACGAAATCATCGACGTCCATATCGTCGGCGGCAAGATCGTCGAGCGTTTGAAAATATAAGCAGCTACGCAGTACATAACATCGTCACCCAGTTGAATTGATCCAATGAACGCCCAAACCTTATCCTTCTTCATCGCCGGCGCCGCCGGCCAGCTTGAATGTGCGCTAGACCTGCCTGATTCTTCAATCTTCCCGGCGCCGCGCGGCCTGGCGCTGGTGGCCCATCCCCATCCGCTGTTCGGCGGCACCATGGACAACAAGGTGGTGCATACGCTGGCGCGCGGCTTCCTGGCGCTCGGCTATGTCACGGTGCGCATGAATTTCCGCGGCGTCGGCAAATCCGAAGGCGCGCACGACGAAGGACGCGGCGAGACCGACGACATGGCGCTGCTGCTTGCCCACATGCGCCGGCAGTATCCTGAGCTGCCGCTGGCGCTGGGCGGCTTTTCCTTCGGCACCTTCGTGCAGTCGCAATTGCAGCAGCGGCTTATCGATGCCGGCACGCCGGCCGAACGGCTGGTGCTGGTCGGCACCGCCGCCGGCAAATGGCCGCTGCCGACCGTGCCGGCCAACAGCATCCTGATCCACGGCGAACTGGACGAAACCATTCCGCTGAGCTGGGTGTTCGAATGGGCGCGCCCGCAAGACATCCCGGTGATCGTGATTCCCGGCGCCGATCATTTTTTTCACCGGCGCTTGCAACATATCAAGAATCTCATGGTCGAAATGTGGCATCGCTGAGCCGGTGATTTGAACGCAATTCAAGCTGCTTGAATTATTGTTAAGTCGACCGGCAGGGCGGTAGCGCTATAATTCTATCGGCACGCTTGTTTGCGGTTGTTTGCTCACCGTCTCCGCTTACGCATTTTTTCAACCCATTCACACCAACAAAGTTGCTCTTTGTTATCATCGATGCAGGTTTGCTGGCTCTGATTTCATTACTCGATATTCCATGAAAAAAATATTCGCGGCGCTCGCTGCAACTGTCCTCTCCATATCCGTTGCCTTTGCCCAGACCCTGCCGTCGCCGACAGTGGCGGCAAAATCATGGCTGCTGCTGGACACCACCAGCAACCAGGTGATCGCCTCGCAAGATCCTGACATGCGCATCGAGCCCGCCTCGCTGGCCAAGATCATGACCGCCTACGTGGTCTTCGACGCCCTCAAGACCAAGAAGGTCAGCCTCGACCAGATGGTGACCGTCTCGGCGCGCGCCTGGAAGGTCGACCCGAGCAGCTCGAAAATGTTTATCGATCCGGCGACGCCAGTATCGATCAATGACCTGCTGTACGGCCTGATGGTGGTATCGGGTAACGACGCCGCGGTAGCGCTGGCGGAAGCCGTGGCCGGCACTGAAGATTCCTTCGTCGCGCTGATGAACCACGAAGCCGAACGCATGGGCATGAAGAACACTCACTTCGGCAATCCGCACGGCTTGCCAAGCGCTGACACCTACTCCACCGCGCGCGACCTGGCCACGCTGGCAGCGCACGTGATCGTCGATTTCCCCGAGTTCTACAAGATCGACTCGACCAAGAAGTACACCTACAACAAGATCACCCAGCCTAACCGCAACCGCCTGCTGTGGAGCGATCCGACCGTCGACGGCATGAAGACCGGCCACACCAGCAGCGCCGGCTATTCCATCATCGCCAGCGCCAAGCGTCCGAACGCCGGCGGCGACCGCCGCCTGCTGACTGTCGTGATCGGCACCAACTCCGACGGCACCCGTACCCAGGAAGCGCAAAAGCTGCTGAACTGGGGCTACCAGAACTTTGACGCGGTCAAGCTGTACGCCAAGGATCAGGCCATCGACACGCCGCAAGTCTGGAAAGGCGCCAAGAGCCTGGTCAAGATCGGCTTCACGCACGACGTCTACGTGACCGTGCCGAAGGGCATCGCCGACAAGATCAAGCCAGTGCTGGAACGCACCGATCCGCTGATCGCGCCGATCCAGCAGAACGCCAAGGTTGGCACGGTCAAGGTCAACGCCGATGGCAAGACGATTGCCGAGTTTCCGGTGGTGGCGCTGGAGAGCGTCGGCCAGGCCACCATCTTCGGCCGCGCCTGGGATTCGATCCGCTTGATGTTCAAATAAATGCAGAAAACCTGAGCGTTTTCATCAAAGAAATTGACAGCTGCGGCTGTAATGCCGTTCAGTTAAGACTGAGCGGCATTTTTATTTGCGGAACTCGTAGGGTGGGCACTCCGTGCCCGCGCGGACGGGCCGGGGCGTGTAGCCGGGGCACGAATGTCAGGGACACGAATATCCATGATACTGCGTGGGCACGGAGTGCCCACCCTACGCCATGTCGTTCTGCCCTAACTGAACAGCATTACAGCTGCGGCTGTCATTTTTTTTAACAAATAATCATTCGCATGCAATGGCTGGACAGCTGTATCACTCTGTAGCATCTCGTTACAATTTTGTTTCCATGTAACAATTAAATACATTGCAGCCGATGAAAATCGGGAGGTACACTCCTTCCCCATGGTCAATCCAGGCCATCATATAAATGATGTAGCGCGCACCACAATGCGG
The sequence above is a segment of the Collimonas sp. PA-H2 genome. Coding sequences within it:
- a CDS encoding MlaD family protein, translated to MENKAHALIAGLFTVILLIAAIIGVMWFNSDRVERVPYEIATKLSVPGLNPQADVRYRGLDAGKVDTITFDPKFPGQILIKIKINPDTPVTQSTFATLGYQGVTGIAYIQLDDDGSKPLKLASSKQHLARIELRPSLFDNLQSKGAIILSRADEMISKLNDLLDPENQKTMVKAFSDVSQTADEYRGIPQKLEPTIRQLPALTGELNQALASVTALSNNMSVLSKNLNSLTASLQGPDGAVSQLGGAVQNIGSVASGVEYETLPRFNTLTNDARTSMRTLNQTLDHFNQQPQSILFGSKGLPPGPGEAGFVAPVK
- a CDS encoding VanZ family protein, which gives rise to MSQTLAPETAAPRSSAASSFARVSLLIYLLLIIYASWYPFAGWRDLGLSAFAYLRAPLPHYWTVFDVWTNVAGYLPLGMLMVLSLPRSRRWSPYWAVLLASAAGVLISGSMEAAQTFLPTRVASNLDLMTNSIGALLGAVLGAILRPRFGPDSRLLQLRERWFNREASQGMVVVALWPLAQIYPLSHLFGFGQVTSMLSTWLSDLLEQPVDLQGWITNDFQFSADQYWLTETIITACGLTGAALTFLILLRQQAPKLPLSLLLVFLTLMLKTLATALLFAPDNALVWLTPGSFGGLLIGGLMLSGLAYAPQRAQRRLAALTLIITLLLVNIMPDNPYYTETLQTWTQGKFLNFNGVAQFLALLWPFCTLWFLFHPMHKRRANKQQRDSR
- a CDS encoding SPOR domain-containing protein produces the protein MLKLFFWLLLLANATLFAMQKGYLGALYSDGREPARIGKQLQADKIKLVASDGVPAATAAATASASGAAASTPSAAELAPVACTEIGNFSASEARRFSSQLAERTPTLKFVRREIQEVASHMVYLPSLGSKDAADKKADEVRRLGINDFFVIQDSSALRYGISLGIFKTDEAAQKQVASLAKRGLSGAKVGTRSVSSSKVAFQLRDMGGDARLAFDKIKTDFPTQEVRSCP
- a CDS encoding biotin--[acetyl-CoA-carboxylase] ligase, translated to MTVQTIASTSSASHLSAARIAAFAGHHAEHCQIEVVAETGSTNADLLARLAVANSRRPGLSAPTLLVAETQTAGRGRAGRAWLTAPAAALTFSLAWPFAAPLHALVGLPLAVGVAIAETLADFGVAVQLKWPNDVLQGGRKLAGILIETATAPDHQVWAVIGIGINLSVPAPLQEQIGQRAASLPAAAAQDRDLLLASLLSALAQSMRQFESLGLPAFVERWNRLHAFAGQQVLILDQGKVLHEGRALGIDQIGRLMLQPDGGASPLAVMAGDISLRAKEG
- a CDS encoding ferredoxin; translation: MIPASCLQHATHHFDTMSDKPFYEHHVFFCLNQRAPGERVCCANSGAQAAQEHAKKRIKQLGLAGDGKVRINKAGCLERCEEGPALVIYPQGVWYTYVDNEDIDEIIDVHIVGGKIVERLKI
- a CDS encoding cysteine-rich CWC family protein; the protein is MAQCPSCQQAFFCGAGQHPAQPCWCSGLPPLASASLAATAKCYCPACLERLLQAQAAAAQKASP
- a CDS encoding ABC transporter ATP-binding protein — encoded protein: MNNTQPSTQPIIEIDKLWTQFGPAVIHQDLDLRIAAGEIVGLVGGSGSGKTTLVRQILGLNRPTKGKVSVFGTDISQADVEQMYALQNRWGMLFQQGALFSALTVLDNVALPMRELRALPDRLIRDAALLKLQMAGIGPEHALKMPSDLSGGMIKRVALARALALEPELLFLDEPTAGLDPASSAAFIELIRSLHKDMSLTVVMITHDLEPLLALSTKIAVLADKHVIAYDTPERVMKVRHPFIETFFLTANRFEHETCG
- a CDS encoding D-alanyl-D-alanine carboxypeptidase family protein gives rise to the protein MKKIFAALAATVLSISVAFAQTLPSPTVAAKSWLLLDTTSNQVIASQDPDMRIEPASLAKIMTAYVVFDALKTKKVSLDQMVTVSARAWKVDPSSSKMFIDPATPVSINDLLYGLMVVSGNDAAVALAEAVAGTEDSFVALMNHEAERMGMKNTHFGNPHGLPSADTYSTARDLATLAAHVIVDFPEFYKIDSTKKYTYNKITQPNRNRLLWSDPTVDGMKTGHTSSAGYSIIASAKRPNAGGDRRLLTVVIGTNSDGTRTQEAQKLLNWGYQNFDAVKLYAKDQAIDTPQVWKGAKSLVKIGFTHDVYVTVPKGIADKIKPVLERTDPLIAPIQQNAKVGTVKVNADGKTIAEFPVVALESVGQATIFGRAWDSIRLMFK
- a CDS encoding ABC transporter permease, which produces MPNPDSSTPVLDITDGSLVAARGNWQVHALTRPGVIQAIQAKLKGLSRQSAALRWDLSQVGTLDHIGAQLLWNAWGKQRPQQLTVAPQHRDFFQRLADAGPLQLPPKPPRRRLFNAIYDMGSGTLGHVAGFITLLGQLVLDFLRMLQVPQRAPWKEISANIYHVGYQALGITALVGFLIGVVLSFLSAQQLHTFGGDIYLVNILGMSIIRELGPLLAAILVAGRSGSAITAQLGVMRVTEELDAMLVMGLPHGFRLILPRVLALLVAMPLLVIWTDAIALLGGMTAAQLQLGLSPTYFLQQLPNAVPLPNYLIGLGKGAVFGGLIAMVACYFGLRIEPNTESLGHGTTTSVVTAITIVIVADAIFAIIFSGVGF
- a CDS encoding type III pantothenate kinase; this encodes MAMLLIDVGNTRIKWALAAAGAAPGVWLQSGSAALSELSMLSERWRKQSVARILISNVAGEHMQERLQTMLEIVFGAALRPNWFVSPPRLAGLRNGYRDPAQLGCDRFAAALGAQQLFPQETLLVATCGTATTIDAVTADGVFSGGMILPGLGLMATSLARSTAKLPHITDHVQVDTQFADNTDGAIISGCINAQVGAIERGFALLGQQAAGAAVRCIVAGGSAALIAPYLSIRHETVDNLVLIGLQTAAATI
- a CDS encoding alpha/beta hydrolase, with the protein product MNAQTLSFFIAGAAGQLECALDLPDSSIFPAPRGLALVAHPHPLFGGTMDNKVVHTLARGFLALGYVTVRMNFRGVGKSEGAHDEGRGETDDMALLLAHMRRQYPELPLALGGFSFGTFVQSQLQQRLIDAGTPAERLVLVGTAAGKWPLPTVPANSILIHGELDETIPLSWVFEWARPQDIPVIVIPGADHFFHRRLQHIKNLMVEMWHR
- a CDS encoding ABC-type transport auxiliary lipoprotein family protein; the encoded protein is MTIPRILSALAALALLAGCASKVDAPIQYDLGLLPSAAASAAPALSAISVADVNTPAWLDNNMMFFRLAYANEQQPRPYASSRWTMPPAQLFQQRLKARMAQAGGAVLAMSDAALNVPLLRIDMDDFTQTFDTPSHSVALLQVRASLFNGRVLLAQKSFSSRAETPSADAAGAARAFVSANDAVIGDMMAWLATVAPKR